The following proteins are co-located in the Xiphophorus maculatus strain JP 163 A chromosome 8, X_maculatus-5.0-male, whole genome shotgun sequence genome:
- the LOC111609592 gene encoding interleukin-31 receptor subunit alpha-like, translated as MSGGGGTEHRWLGTYMPALVVGLMLVLYAPIYTNVHVSAEPCKPKNISAKYQHCGIQPDGVHNLDCFRKSKNNEKCTWEPGIHGSKSYTFILQQADKSLCAVYYNITKASQKLIIFDYNFTVEVIESNVGKANCTKAVFSGSKKTLKRSCGPPSKVSPTRTPGALQVNVTWLKEDGNNKISVRYRALGSRWWNETVESRLPNTAMVEKLTPSLVYVVQIQCVTTAECSQCPWSKNYYVPSELTTQPIIVDVKYEDITQKTGCRLISITWKFPVKDLYDGYRVTVWKEPGEPPQEQLTTSEPEIRLILSYSAYRLNISAYNNASVSPAATHVIPQHRDASSAGDGRLNVTVHNSTAFTIHWRADRIRKYVCYVVEWMKKGHSGWYQSFFEDTNAARTVSSLSEHLEPYTRYRVTLHLRPYKNTCNMKHVNDSESTDGTTEFYLTEGSPVSAPANVSFHNVTLNSAVLQWSHIPEENLRGFLLGYIIYYTEHHYRETSTAHNITVDPGSTSFHMEALESGTAYQVQISGFTSEGEGIRSIPGVFKTDQKVNFSIRGAIAAFVVVASLLAFGSPVIKRAKAILWPRVPNPGHSNAVQKIESPGQLKLLEALATLKVVEEWDTKSFQILEREAVILPQASSSMLPHVRTCEDDTLEMARAWSERDGDSATDDDDTADTLLDTQRTHFQSSPFTLAGGYTTMEMFQQLTPQWMTEGGSNTPGIEGEPEDFTVLKSKRLDYVRQFSTSPPSDSEFTSALL; from the exons ATGTCGGGCGGTGGAGGAACTGAACATCGCTGGCTGGGAACCTACATGCCTGCTCTGGTCGTTG GTTTGATGCTTGTTCTCTACGCTCCGATCTACACGAACGTCCACGTTTCTGCAG AACCGTGCAAGCCAAAGAACATTTCAGCCAAATACCAACACTGTGGGATTCAGCCAG atGGAGTCCATAATCTAGACTGTTTCCGTAAATCCAAGAACAATGAGAAATGTACGTGGGAACCCGGAATACATGGATCGAAGAGCTACACGTTCATCTTACAACAAGC AGACAAATCTCTCTGTGCCGTTTACTACAACATAACCAAAGCCAGTCAAAAGCTGATCATATTTGATTACAACTTTACGGTGGAGGTCATTGAAAGCAACGTGGGGAAGGCGAATTGCacaaaagcagttttcagtGGTTCGAAAAAGACTCTGA AGCGGTCCTGCGGGCCTCCCAGCAAAGTGTCGCCGACTCGCACACCTGGAGCGCTGCAGGTGAACGTGACCTGGCTTAAAGAGGACGGAAACAACAAGATCTCTGTGAGATACAGAGCGCTGGGCAGCCGCTGGTGGAACGAG ACCGTAGAGTCTCGGCTTCCAAACACAGCCATGGTGGAAAAGCTAACGCCCTCGTTGGTCTACGTTGTCCAGATACAATGTGTGACCACTGCTGAATGCTCACAGTGTCCATGGAGTAAAAATTACTACGTCCCATCAG agcTTACAACTCAACCCATCATTGTCGACGTTAAATACGAAGATATTACGCAGAAAACCGGCTGCCGGTTGATTTCCATAACCTGGAAG TTTCCTGTCAAGGATCTGTACGACGGCTACCGAGTGACCGTTTGGAAAGAGCCCGGAGAGCCGCCGCAGGAGCAGCTGACCACCTCCGAGCCGGAGATCAGGCTGATCCTCTCCTACTCGGCGTACCGCCTCAACATCAGCGCTTACAACAACGCGAGCGTTTCCCCGGCTGCCACCCACGTCATACCACAGCACAGGGACGCCAGCA GTGCAGGAGACGGGAGGCTGAACGTGACGGTCCACAACAGCACGGCGTTCACGATCCACTGGAGGGCCGATCGGATCAGGAAGTACGTCTGCTACGTGGTGGAGTGGATGAAAAAGGGACATTCTGGATGGTACCAGTCCTTCTTTGAGGACACCAATGCCGCGAGGACCGTGTCCTCTTTATCAG AACATTTGGAGCCTTACACAAGATACAGAGTCACTCTGCATTTGCGACCATACAAGAACACCTGCAACATGAAGCACGTCAACGACAGCGAGAGCACCGACGGGACCACAGAGTTTTATCTCACTGAAGGAT CTCCTGTCAGCGCCCCAGCAAACGTCAGCTTCCACAACGTGACGCTTAATTCGGCGGTGCTCCAGTGGTCACATATCCCAGAGGAAAACTTGAGAGGGTTCCTGCTGGGTTACATTATCTACTACACTGAGCATCACTACCGGGAGACGAGCACAGCGCACA ATATAACGGTGGATCCAGGTTCTACCAGCTTTCACATGGAGGCCCTCGAAAGTGGAACGGCGTATCAAGTCCAGATATCTGGTTTCACGTCAGAGGGCGAGGGAATCCGAAGTATTCCGGGTGTCTTTAAAACAGATCAGAAAG TAAATTTCAGCATCAGGGGCGCAATTGCGGCCTTCGTAGTGGTGGCCTCTTTGCTGGCGTTTGGATCTCCGGTGATAAAAAG GGCAAAAGCCATTCTGTGGCCAAGGGTGCCCAACCCTGGACACAGCAACGCAGTGCAGAAAATAGAGAGTCCCGGACAACTG AAACTCCTGGAGGCCTTAGCGACTCTAAAAGTAGTGGAGGAATGGGACACGAAGAGCTTCCAGATTCTAGAGAGGGAAGCCGTGATCCTGCCTCAGGCGTCGTCGTCAATGTTGCCGCACGTCAGGACCTGCGAGGACGACACTCTGGAAATGGCTCGCGCCTGGAGCGAGAGGGACGGAGACAGCGCGACAGACGATGATGACACAGCGGACACCTTGCTGGACACACAGAGGACACACTTCCAGAGCTCACCTTTTACCCTCGCAGGTGGTTACACGACGATGGAAATGTTCCAACAGCTCACCCCACAGTGGATGACGGAAGGTGGCTCAAACACACCGGGCATCGAAGGCGAACCGGAGGACTTCACTGTGTTAAAGTCTAAGAGATTAGACTACGTGAGACAATTTAGCACCAGTCCACCGTCAGACAGTGAATTTACATCAGCCCTGCTGTGA